A stretch of the Candidatus Methylomirabilota bacterium genome encodes the following:
- a CDS encoding amidohydrolase family protein: MIIDCDGHILEPPDLWEQYLEARYKARAIRIRVGDDGYEYLEIDGRRATLPRPGQLGTLGGMGKRVDEARELRERALRGEIRPEEMRGIRPGPEQTYLRGAAFGTMDMKERVQLLDREGMAKAVLYPTLGLLWEAELMDAELSGAYCRAYNRWIADFCRDSGGRLIPIAHLSLGDPAEAARELERAVRDGCRGAFVCPFTITRVPHGAPAHDAVFAAAQDLDVPLAIHPTFEPPAWNVHHRYDKFGWAVWYFDLFAGHGVMQAFATFFQLGVFDRFPRLRVVVLESQAGWIGYFLDRADAIFGGTTLGATVRLRETPSYYFKRQCFISADPDERTIPAMMQLVGEDRFFWASDYPHPDHPGNYLEELKEMVAPMPDSARHAILGGNVARAYHLS, from the coding sequence ATGATCATCGATTGCGACGGGCACATCCTCGAGCCGCCCGATCTGTGGGAGCAATACCTCGAGGCGCGCTACAAGGCCCGCGCCATCCGGATCCGGGTCGGCGACGATGGCTACGAGTACCTGGAGATCGACGGCCGGCGGGCCACCCTGCCCCGTCCCGGCCAGCTCGGCACGCTGGGCGGCATGGGCAAGCGCGTGGACGAGGCGCGGGAGCTGCGCGAGCGCGCCCTGCGCGGCGAGATCCGGCCCGAGGAGATGCGTGGCATCCGCCCGGGACCGGAGCAGACCTATCTCCGCGGCGCCGCCTTCGGCACGATGGACATGAAGGAGCGCGTCCAGCTGCTGGACCGCGAGGGCATGGCGAAGGCGGTCCTCTACCCGACGCTCGGCCTGCTCTGGGAAGCCGAGCTGATGGACGCCGAGCTGTCGGGCGCGTACTGCCGCGCCTACAACCGCTGGATCGCCGACTTCTGCCGCGACTCCGGCGGCCGGTTGATTCCCATCGCGCATCTGTCGCTGGGCGATCCCGCCGAGGCAGCGCGCGAGCTCGAGCGCGCGGTGCGCGACGGCTGCCGCGGCGCGTTCGTCTGCCCCTTCACGATCACGCGCGTGCCCCACGGCGCCCCCGCGCACGACGCGGTGTTCGCGGCCGCGCAGGATCTCGACGTGCCGCTGGCCATCCATCCCACCTTCGAGCCGCCCGCCTGGAACGTGCACCACCGCTACGACAAGTTCGGCTGGGCGGTGTGGTACTTCGACCTCTTCGCCGGCCACGGCGTGATGCAGGCCTTCGCCACCTTCTTCCAGCTGGGCGTGTTCGACCGCTTCCCGCGCCTGCGGGTGGTGGTGCTGGAATCGCAGGCCGGCTGGATCGGCTACTTCCTCGACCGTGCCGACGCCATCTTCGGCGGGACGACGCTGGGCGCGACCGTGCGGCTCCGCGAGACGCCGTCGTACTACTTCAAGCGCCAGTGCTTCATCTCCGCCGACCCGGACGAGCGGACGATCCCCGCCATGATGCAGCTGGTCGGCGAGGACCGCTTCTTCTGGGCCAGCGACTATCCGCATCCCGATCATCCCGGCAACTACCTCGAGGAGCTGAAGGAGATGGTGGCGCCGATGCCGGACTCGGCCCGGCACGCCATCCTGGGCGGCAACGTCGCCCGCGCCTACCACCTCTCCTGA
- a CDS encoding LLM class flavin-dependent oxidoreductase, translated as MITTFGSLFAGHVDLDDEGLEGTAANDRWLSDERLATVFPKSEAIARLMDRTGYDIFWLAEHHFQREGYECIPNVLMLALHLCHLTKNIRVGCGFNIAPMWHPIRMAEDFATVDWLTNGRVVFGVGRGYHTREVEAFGAPLLDQNANRELFEEQVEIIMKSFNQRAFSHRGKHYTIPPRVPYRGYELEEITLVPRPKTLPVECWQPVVSASPRALDFMAKHDIRGIIGGGAAPGGANEKVVHAFREARARAGHEGEPGEGLCIGFSFHIADSMEQGIREATPFFEENIKMFAPLGFVPGLTPEQIEAVADPKRARGANLPTLRQAIKAGSWLIGPAEQITEQLMEIQHKYPGLEVVNVGQPVGTPQAVILDQLERFSTQVMPAFKRR; from the coding sequence ATGATCACGACCTTCGGCAGCCTCTTCGCGGGCCACGTGGATCTCGACGACGAAGGGCTCGAGGGGACCGCGGCCAACGACCGCTGGCTCTCCGACGAGCGGCTGGCCACCGTCTTCCCCAAGAGCGAGGCCATCGCCCGTCTGATGGACCGGACCGGCTACGACATCTTCTGGCTGGCCGAGCACCACTTCCAGCGCGAGGGGTACGAGTGCATCCCCAACGTGCTGATGCTGGCCCTGCACCTCTGTCATCTCACGAAGAACATCCGGGTCGGCTGCGGCTTCAACATCGCGCCGATGTGGCACCCGATCCGGATGGCCGAGGACTTCGCCACCGTCGACTGGCTCACCAACGGCCGCGTGGTGTTCGGGGTCGGGCGCGGCTACCACACCCGCGAGGTCGAGGCCTTCGGGGCGCCGCTGCTCGATCAGAACGCCAATCGCGAGCTGTTCGAGGAGCAGGTCGAGATCATCATGAAGTCGTTCAACCAGCGGGCCTTCTCGCACCGGGGCAAGCACTACACGATCCCGCCGCGCGTGCCCTACCGCGGCTACGAGCTGGAGGAGATCACGCTGGTGCCGCGGCCCAAGACGCTGCCGGTGGAGTGCTGGCAGCCGGTGGTCAGCGCGAGCCCGCGTGCGCTCGACTTCATGGCGAAGCACGACATCCGCGGCATCATCGGGGGCGGCGCCGCGCCGGGCGGGGCCAACGAGAAGGTGGTCCACGCCTTCCGCGAGGCGCGCGCCCGCGCCGGGCACGAAGGCGAGCCGGGCGAGGGTCTCTGCATCGGCTTCTCGTTCCACATCGCCGACAGCATGGAGCAGGGCATCCGGGAGGCCACGCCCTTCTTCGAGGAGAACATCAAGATGTTCGCCCCGCTCGGCTTCGTGCCCGGGCTCACTCCCGAGCAGATCGAGGCGGTGGCCGACCCGAAGCGGGCGCGCGGAGCCAACCTGCCGACGCTGCGCCAGGCCATCAAGGCGGGCTCGTGGTTGATCGGGCCGGCCGAGCAGATCACCGAGCAGCTCATGGAGATCCAGCACAAGTACCCGGGCCTCGAGGTCGTCAACGTGGGTCAGCCGGTCGGCACCCCGCAGGCGGTGATCCTCGACCAGCTCGAGCGCTTCTCGACGCAGGTGATGCCGGCCTTCAAGCGCCGCTGA
- a CDS encoding thioesterase family protein — MSPLPPFFAADGERFVPSVSARGPWSPRHQHGGPPAALLARAFAGLAGAGGQIARLTFDFLRPVPLEPLTVATRVVRAGAKVQRLAGSLLTEDDAVVIEATCLVMRVAAGSVTVLPEPRTPPVPPAESTPFELPLMSGDQGYHRAMEWRLAKGALGRGPTAAWLRPRVALVAGETPTPLECLVTAADSASGVALAVDPRTTTFVNGDLTIALHRAPTGEWTCLDAATSGERHGIGLARARLWDTAGLVGRSLQTLLLEPRADR, encoded by the coding sequence GTGAGCCCGCTCCCGCCGTTCTTCGCCGCCGACGGGGAGCGCTTCGTTCCGTCCGTGTCGGCACGCGGCCCGTGGAGCCCTCGGCATCAGCACGGCGGTCCGCCCGCCGCGCTCCTCGCGCGCGCCTTCGCGGGCCTGGCCGGGGCCGGTGGGCAGATCGCGCGGCTCACCTTCGACTTCCTGCGTCCGGTTCCCCTCGAGCCCCTGACCGTCGCGACGCGCGTCGTGCGCGCCGGCGCGAAGGTCCAGCGCCTCGCCGGCTCACTCCTCACCGAGGACGACGCCGTCGTGATCGAGGCCACCTGCCTCGTCATGCGCGTGGCCGCCGGCAGCGTGACCGTGCTCCCGGAGCCGCGAACGCCGCCCGTGCCGCCGGCCGAGAGCACGCCATTCGAGCTGCCGCTCATGAGCGGGGACCAGGGCTATCACCGAGCGATGGAGTGGCGACTCGCCAAGGGCGCCCTGGGCCGCGGGCCGACCGCGGCCTGGCTGAGGCCTCGCGTCGCGCTCGTCGCCGGCGAGACGCCGACGCCGCTCGAGTGCCTCGTCACGGCGGCCGACTCGGCGAGCGGCGTGGCGCTGGCCGTCGATCCTCGCACCACCACGTTCGTCAACGGCGACCTGACGATCGCCCTGCATCGCGCTCCCACCGGCGAGTGGACCTGCCTCGACGCCGCCACCAGCGGCGAACGCCACGGCATCGGGCTCGCGCGGGCGCGGCTGTGGGACACGGCGGGCCTGGTGGGTCGCTCGCTCCAGACGCTGCTGCTGGAGCCGCGAGCGGACCGCTAG
- a CDS encoding aspartate aminotransferase family protein: MATTPVKAPQALAETRRWAAPGSKSAALFAQAQGVMPGGNTRTTVYMAPYPPYAASGDGCWITDVEGDRRLDCLNNYTALIHGHAHPAIVEAATRRLALGSSFPLPTPEEVELAALLCERVPSAERVRFTNSGSEAVMMAIKGARAWTGRPKIAKFEGAYHGSYDYAEVSLASSPQHWGSLAAPASTPYSRGVPPAVLDDVVVLPFNHAELAVARIEREARHLAAVLVDPIPNRVGLIPAQRDFLRALREVTSRHGIALIFDEVITFRVGYHGAQGVFGVTPDLTTLGKIIGGGFPVGAVVGRADVMAVFDPTGGKPAAPHGGTFNANPVTMAAGLAGMRLLTPDAFGRLDELGAKLRASLEACFKRAGVPGAVTGMGSLFRLHPTDRELIDYRSTRTTPEEDARLHRMVRGLMERGVLMSITGLGCLSSPMGDAELESLVETFAAVLAAESAPGNGG, from the coding sequence ATGGCGACAACTCCCGTGAAGGCACCGCAGGCGCTGGCCGAGACGAGACGCTGGGCCGCGCCGGGATCGAAGTCGGCCGCGCTCTTCGCGCAGGCCCAGGGCGTGATGCCGGGCGGCAACACGCGCACCACCGTCTACATGGCGCCCTACCCGCCCTACGCGGCGTCGGGCGACGGCTGCTGGATCACCGACGTGGAGGGCGATCGCCGGCTCGACTGCCTGAACAACTACACCGCGCTGATCCACGGTCACGCGCATCCCGCCATCGTGGAGGCGGCGACGCGGCGCCTCGCCCTGGGCTCCTCGTTCCCCCTGCCCACCCCGGAGGAGGTGGAGCTGGCCGCGCTCCTCTGCGAGCGTGTGCCCTCGGCCGAGCGCGTGCGCTTCACCAACTCGGGCAGCGAGGCGGTGATGATGGCGATCAAGGGCGCGCGGGCCTGGACCGGCCGGCCGAAGATCGCCAAGTTCGAGGGCGCCTACCACGGCTCCTACGACTACGCGGAGGTGAGCCTCGCCTCGTCGCCTCAGCACTGGGGTAGCCTGGCCGCGCCGGCCAGCACGCCGTATTCCAGGGGCGTGCCGCCGGCGGTCCTCGACGACGTGGTGGTGCTGCCGTTCAACCACGCCGAGCTGGCGGTGGCGCGCATCGAGCGCGAGGCCCGGCACCTCGCGGCGGTGCTGGTCGACCCCATCCCGAACCGCGTGGGCCTGATCCCGGCGCAGCGCGACTTCCTGCGCGCGCTGCGCGAGGTGACGTCGCGGCACGGCATCGCGCTCATCTTCGACGAGGTGATCACCTTCCGGGTCGGCTATCACGGAGCGCAGGGGGTGTTCGGCGTCACCCCGGATCTCACCACGCTCGGCAAGATCATCGGCGGCGGCTTCCCGGTGGGTGCGGTGGTCGGCCGGGCCGACGTGATGGCGGTGTTCGATCCGACCGGCGGCAAGCCGGCGGCGCCGCACGGCGGCACCTTCAACGCCAACCCGGTGACGATGGCCGCCGGGCTGGCCGGCATGCGGCTGCTGACGCCCGACGCCTTCGGCCGGCTCGACGAGCTGGGGGCGAAGCTCCGCGCGAGCCTCGAAGCCTGCTTCAAGCGCGCCGGCGTGCCCGGCGCGGTCACGGGAATGGGCTCGCTCTTCCGCCTGCATCCGACCGATCGCGAGCTGATCGACTACCGCAGCACGCGCACGACGCCGGAGGAAGACGCGCGCCTGCACCGCATGGTGCGCGGGCTCATGGAGCGCGGCGTGCTGATGTCGATCACCGGGCTCGGCTGCCTCTCCTCGCCGATGGGCGACGCGGAGCTGGAGAGCCTGGTCGAGACGTTCGCGGCGGTGCTGGCCGCCGAGAGCGCCCCCGGGAACGGAGGATGA
- a CDS encoding amidase family protein, translated as MIQTDALTLARRIRTKEISPVSVVEAVLQRIEALQPTVNAFVTVTADEAREAARRAEAAVMAGERLGPLHGVPFSVKDLLFTRGTRTTMGSLIFADQVPTEDAVPVRRLREAGAILIGKTTTPEFGHKPFTDSPLFGATRNPWDLSRTAGGSSGGAAAAVATGQGPLALGTDGGGSVRLPASCCGIVGLKPTLGRVPHVHQADLFSSTSYIGPMARTVAEATACFDVIVGFDPRDPYSRPEPSDDPREVTVRGLRIGWLPRVGNHLVDPEVLGECEGVVGYLEGQGAHVETIEEDLSAFERTFLIGLQAGLAARVGPHMATFGDKVAPSLRESIERGAQWTAVDWVNALGQRTAMYRRAHGWLQRFDFLVSPTLSRPALPVDHDAFRPISIAGQVAGSIRGAWYPYLWPFNLSGHPAVSLPCGWSSDGLPIGLQIVGPWYGDRRVLALAGHLERERPCARPMPL; from the coding sequence ATGATCCAGACCGACGCGCTCACGCTGGCCCGCCGGATCCGCACCAAGGAGATCTCGCCGGTCTCGGTGGTCGAGGCGGTGCTGCAGCGGATCGAGGCGCTCCAGCCCACGGTGAACGCCTTCGTCACCGTGACCGCGGACGAGGCGCGGGAGGCCGCCCGCCGGGCCGAGGCGGCGGTGATGGCCGGCGAGCGGCTCGGCCCGCTCCACGGCGTGCCGTTCTCGGTGAAGGACCTGCTCTTCACCAGGGGCACGCGGACGACGATGGGCTCGCTCATCTTCGCCGACCAGGTGCCGACCGAGGACGCGGTGCCGGTGCGGCGGCTGCGGGAGGCCGGCGCGATCCTGATCGGCAAGACGACCACGCCCGAGTTCGGCCACAAGCCCTTCACCGACAGCCCGCTGTTCGGGGCGACCCGCAATCCGTGGGACCTGTCGCGCACCGCGGGCGGCTCGTCGGGCGGCGCCGCCGCGGCGGTGGCCACCGGGCAGGGGCCGCTGGCCCTCGGCACCGACGGCGGCGGCTCGGTGCGCCTGCCCGCGTCCTGCTGCGGCATCGTCGGGCTCAAGCCCACGCTCGGACGCGTGCCGCACGTGCACCAGGCCGATCTCTTCTCCTCCACGTCCTACATCGGCCCGATGGCGCGGACGGTGGCGGAGGCCACCGCGTGCTTCGACGTCATCGTCGGCTTCGATCCGCGCGATCCGTACTCGCGGCCGGAGCCGTCCGACGACCCGCGCGAGGTCACGGTGCGCGGGCTGCGGATCGGCTGGCTTCCGCGCGTGGGCAACCACCTGGTCGATCCGGAGGTGCTCGGAGAATGCGAGGGCGTGGTGGGCTACCTGGAGGGCCAGGGCGCTCACGTCGAGACCATCGAGGAGGACCTCTCCGCGTTCGAGCGCACGTTCCTGATCGGGCTGCAGGCCGGCCTCGCCGCGCGGGTGGGCCCGCACATGGCGACGTTCGGCGACAAGGTCGCGCCGAGCCTGCGCGAGTCCATCGAGCGCGGGGCGCAGTGGACCGCGGTGGACTGGGTGAACGCGCTGGGCCAGCGGACCGCGATGTACCGGCGCGCGCACGGCTGGCTGCAGCGCTTCGACTTCCTGGTCTCGCCCACGCTCTCCCGCCCCGCCCTCCCCGTCGATCACGACGCCTTCCGTCCGATCTCCATCGCCGGGCAGGTCGCCGGCTCGATCCGCGGCGCCTGGTATCCGTATCTCTGGCCGTTCAATCTGTCGGGCCACCCGGCGGTGTCGCTGCCGTGCGGCTGGTCGTCCGACGGCCTGCCCATCGGCCTGCAGATCGTCGGCCCCTGGTACGGAGATCGCCGCGTGCTCGCCCTCGCCGGCCACCTCGAGCGCGAGCGCCCGTGCGCGCGCCCGATGCCGCTCTAA